Proteins from a genomic interval of Trifolium pratense cultivar HEN17-A07 linkage group LG6, ARS_RC_1.1, whole genome shotgun sequence:
- the LOC123889334 gene encoding probable galacturonosyltransferase 7 isoform X2 → MKSGGLGAVPSYGVPAKRRWRGFVIAVLGLVILSMLVPLVFLLGLHNGFHSPGYIYEQRNTPSTQKVIETFDRHDVSHNEDQSEDVMKSYTRGDKNGTIKRGANEEKHRGVKVPPKAVLQPPPPSNNPKVVRTEQVTHPKTSSADENGKSCELTYGSYCLWQQEHREVMKDAMVKKLKDQLFVARSYYPSIAKLPAQDKLSRELKQNIQELEHMLSESSTDADLPPHVETKSEKMEVAIAKAKSVPVVCDNVDKKLRQIYDLTEDEADFHMKQSAFLYKLNVLTMPKSFHCLALKLTVEYFKSSHDEDADSEKFEDSSLHHYVIFSNNVLAASVVINSTVTHAKVSRNQVFHVLSDGQNYYAMKLWFKMNNYGEAAVQVLNVEHLEMDSLKDNQLQLSLPEEFRVSFRNNDNPSMGQFRTEYVSIFSHSHYLLPDIFRKLKKVIVLDDDVVIQQDLSALWNLDMGDKVNGAVQFCSVRLGQLKSYLGEKGFNHNSCAWMSGLNIINLVKWREFGITQTYKRLIKELSVQKGSTIAAAWPASLLAFENKIYPLNESWVRSGLGHDYNVDSNSIKTAPVLHYNGKMKPWLDLGIPNYKSYWKKFLNKENQLLSECNVNS, encoded by the exons ATGAAGAGCGGTGGTTTGGGCGCGGTTCCATCTTACGGCGTCCCCGCAAAACGACGGTGGAGAGGTTTCGTAATTGCGGTTCTCGGTCTCGTCATTCTCTCTATGCTCGTTCCTCTCGTTTTCTTGCTCGGTCTTCACAACGGTTTTCACTCTCCCG GATATATATATGAACAGAGAAATACTCCTTCG ACTCAGAAAGTTATTGAAACATTCGACAGACATGATGTGAGCCATAACGAGGATCAGTCTGAG GATGTGATGAAGAGTTATACTCGAGGAGACAAGAATGGAACCATCAAAAGGGGTGCCAATGAAGAAAAACATAGAG GTGTCAAGGTGCCACCGAAGGCTGTTCTACAACCACCTCCACCTTCTAAT AATCCTAAAGTTGTTCGCACGGAACAAGTCACCCACCCTAAGACAAGTTCTGCTGATGAAAATGGAAAGTCGTGCGAGCTCACATATGGTAGTTATTGCCTGTGGCAACAAGAACATAGAGAAGTTATGAAAGATGCCATGGTTAAGAAATTGAAAGACCAACTATTTGTGGCTAGATCTTATTATCCTAGCATTGCAAAACTCCCAGCACAAGACAAACTGTCTCGCGAACTAAAACAGAATATACAAGAGCTGGAGCATATGCTTAGTGAATCTTCTACAGACGCTGATCTTCCACCACA TGTTGAGACTAAATCAGAGAAGATGGAAGTTGCAATAGCCAAAGCTAAATCAGTCCCCGTGGTTTGTGACAATGTTGATAAGAAATTGAGACAAATATATGATCTGACTGAGGATGAAGCTGATTTCCACATGAAACAGAGTGCATTCCTATATAAACTTAATGTTCTGACCATGCCGAAGAGTTTTCACTGTCTGGCACTGAAACTAACTGTTGAATATTTCAAATCTTCACATGATGAAGATGCTGATTCAGAAAAATTTGAAGATTCTTCATTGCAccattatgttattttctcaaataatgTGCTTGCAGCATCAGTGGTTATTAACTCTACTGTAACTCATGCAAAA GTAAGTCGGAATCAGGTTTTTCATGTGTTGTCTGATGGACAAAATTATTATGCAATGAAGCTATGGTTCAAGATGAACAATTATGGGGAAGCTGCTGTTCAAGTGTTAAATGTTGAGCATCTTGAGATGGATAGCCTAAAAGACAATCAATTACAACTGTCCTTGCCTGAAGAGTTTCGTGTTTCATTTCGCAATAATGATAATCCATCCATGGGCCAGTTTAGAACAGaatatgtttcaattttttcccaTTCACACTATTTACTTCCTGATATATTCAGAAAATTGAAGAAAGTCATCGTTCTGGACGACGACGTTGTTATTCAGCAAGACTTGTCAGCCCTTTGGAACCTAGACATGGGGGATAAAGTTAATGGTGCAGTGCAATTCTGCTCGGTAAGGCTGGGTCAGCTGAAAAGTTATTTGGGTGAGAAAGGTTTCAATCATAATTCCTGTGCTTGGATGTCGGGCTTGAACATAATTAACCTAGTGAAGTGGAGAGAGTTTGGTATTACTCAAACTTACAAAAGGTTGATAAAAGAG TTGAGCGTACAAAAAGGATCCACTATAGCTGCAGCATGGCCTGCAAGCTTGCTTGCATTTGAGAATAAAATATATCCACTCAATGAGTCGTGGGTGCGGTCTGGATTGGGTCATGATTACAATGTTGATTCTAACTCCATTAAAACAGCTCCAGTACTACACTATAACGGGAAAATGAAACCTTGGCTTGATCTGGGAATTCCAAATTACAAGAGCTATTGGAAGAAGTTTCTGAACAAAGAGAATCAGCTCTTGAGTGAGTGCAATGTAAATTCATAG
- the LOC123889334 gene encoding probable galacturonosyltransferase 7 isoform X3, with protein sequence MKSYTRGDKNGTIKRGANEEKHRGVKVPPKAVLQPPPPSNNPKVVRTEQVTHPKTSSADENGKSCELTYGSYCLWQQEHREVMKDAMVKKLKDQLFVARSYYPSIAKLPAQDKLSRELKQNIQELEHMLSESSTDADLPPHVETKSEKMEVAIAKAKSVPVVCDNVDKKLRQIYDLTEDEADFHMKQSAFLYKLNVLTMPKSFHCLALKLTVEYFKSSHDEDADSEKFEDSSLHHYVIFSNNVLAASVVINSTVTHAKVSRNQVFHVLSDGQNYYAMKLWFKMNNYGEAAVQVLNVEHLEMDSLKDNQLQLSLPEEFRVSFRNNDNPSMGQFRTEYVSIFSHSHYLLPDIFRKLKKVIVLDDDVVIQQDLSALWNLDMGDKVNGAVQFCSVRLGQLKSYLGEKGFNHNSCAWMSGLNIINLVKWREFGITQTYKRLIKELSVQKGSTIAAAWPASLLAFENKIYPLNESWVRSGLGHDYNVDSNSIKTAPVLHYNGKMKPWLDLGIPNYKSYWKKFLNKENQLLSECNVNS encoded by the exons ATGAAGAGTTATACTCGAGGAGACAAGAATGGAACCATCAAAAGGGGTGCCAATGAAGAAAAACATAGAG GTGTCAAGGTGCCACCGAAGGCTGTTCTACAACCACCTCCACCTTCTAAT AATCCTAAAGTTGTTCGCACGGAACAAGTCACCCACCCTAAGACAAGTTCTGCTGATGAAAATGGAAAGTCGTGCGAGCTCACATATGGTAGTTATTGCCTGTGGCAACAAGAACATAGAGAAGTTATGAAAGATGCCATGGTTAAGAAATTGAAAGACCAACTATTTGTGGCTAGATCTTATTATCCTAGCATTGCAAAACTCCCAGCACAAGACAAACTGTCTCGCGAACTAAAACAGAATATACAAGAGCTGGAGCATATGCTTAGTGAATCTTCTACAGACGCTGATCTTCCACCACA TGTTGAGACTAAATCAGAGAAGATGGAAGTTGCAATAGCCAAAGCTAAATCAGTCCCCGTGGTTTGTGACAATGTTGATAAGAAATTGAGACAAATATATGATCTGACTGAGGATGAAGCTGATTTCCACATGAAACAGAGTGCATTCCTATATAAACTTAATGTTCTGACCATGCCGAAGAGTTTTCACTGTCTGGCACTGAAACTAACTGTTGAATATTTCAAATCTTCACATGATGAAGATGCTGATTCAGAAAAATTTGAAGATTCTTCATTGCAccattatgttattttctcaaataatgTGCTTGCAGCATCAGTGGTTATTAACTCTACTGTAACTCATGCAAAA GTAAGTCGGAATCAGGTTTTTCATGTGTTGTCTGATGGACAAAATTATTATGCAATGAAGCTATGGTTCAAGATGAACAATTATGGGGAAGCTGCTGTTCAAGTGTTAAATGTTGAGCATCTTGAGATGGATAGCCTAAAAGACAATCAATTACAACTGTCCTTGCCTGAAGAGTTTCGTGTTTCATTTCGCAATAATGATAATCCATCCATGGGCCAGTTTAGAACAGaatatgtttcaattttttcccaTTCACACTATTTACTTCCTGATATATTCAGAAAATTGAAGAAAGTCATCGTTCTGGACGACGACGTTGTTATTCAGCAAGACTTGTCAGCCCTTTGGAACCTAGACATGGGGGATAAAGTTAATGGTGCAGTGCAATTCTGCTCGGTAAGGCTGGGTCAGCTGAAAAGTTATTTGGGTGAGAAAGGTTTCAATCATAATTCCTGTGCTTGGATGTCGGGCTTGAACATAATTAACCTAGTGAAGTGGAGAGAGTTTGGTATTACTCAAACTTACAAAAGGTTGATAAAAGAG TTGAGCGTACAAAAAGGATCCACTATAGCTGCAGCATGGCCTGCAAGCTTGCTTGCATTTGAGAATAAAATATATCCACTCAATGAGTCGTGGGTGCGGTCTGGATTGGGTCATGATTACAATGTTGATTCTAACTCCATTAAAACAGCTCCAGTACTACACTATAACGGGAAAATGAAACCTTGGCTTGATCTGGGAATTCCAAATTACAAGAGCTATTGGAAGAAGTTTCTGAACAAAGAGAATCAGCTCTTGAGTGAGTGCAATGTAAATTCATAG
- the LOC123889334 gene encoding probable galacturonosyltransferase 7 isoform X1 produces the protein MKSGGLGAVPSYGVPAKRRWRGFVIAVLGLVILSMLVPLVFLLGLHNGFHSPGYIYEQRNTPSTQKVIETFDRHDVSHNEDQSEGKKSSHVKELITKFEPTLPKDVMKSYTRGDKNGTIKRGANEEKHRGVKVPPKAVLQPPPPSNNPKVVRTEQVTHPKTSSADENGKSCELTYGSYCLWQQEHREVMKDAMVKKLKDQLFVARSYYPSIAKLPAQDKLSRELKQNIQELEHMLSESSTDADLPPHVETKSEKMEVAIAKAKSVPVVCDNVDKKLRQIYDLTEDEADFHMKQSAFLYKLNVLTMPKSFHCLALKLTVEYFKSSHDEDADSEKFEDSSLHHYVIFSNNVLAASVVINSTVTHAKVSRNQVFHVLSDGQNYYAMKLWFKMNNYGEAAVQVLNVEHLEMDSLKDNQLQLSLPEEFRVSFRNNDNPSMGQFRTEYVSIFSHSHYLLPDIFRKLKKVIVLDDDVVIQQDLSALWNLDMGDKVNGAVQFCSVRLGQLKSYLGEKGFNHNSCAWMSGLNIINLVKWREFGITQTYKRLIKELSVQKGSTIAAAWPASLLAFENKIYPLNESWVRSGLGHDYNVDSNSIKTAPVLHYNGKMKPWLDLGIPNYKSYWKKFLNKENQLLSECNVNS, from the exons ATGAAGAGCGGTGGTTTGGGCGCGGTTCCATCTTACGGCGTCCCCGCAAAACGACGGTGGAGAGGTTTCGTAATTGCGGTTCTCGGTCTCGTCATTCTCTCTATGCTCGTTCCTCTCGTTTTCTTGCTCGGTCTTCACAACGGTTTTCACTCTCCCG GATATATATATGAACAGAGAAATACTCCTTCG ACTCAGAAAGTTATTGAAACATTCGACAGACATGATGTGAGCCATAACGAGGATCAGTCTGAG GGAAAAAAATCAAGTCATGTGAAGGAACTGATCACTAAGTTTGAACCAACTCTTCCCAAG GATGTGATGAAGAGTTATACTCGAGGAGACAAGAATGGAACCATCAAAAGGGGTGCCAATGAAGAAAAACATAGAG GTGTCAAGGTGCCACCGAAGGCTGTTCTACAACCACCTCCACCTTCTAAT AATCCTAAAGTTGTTCGCACGGAACAAGTCACCCACCCTAAGACAAGTTCTGCTGATGAAAATGGAAAGTCGTGCGAGCTCACATATGGTAGTTATTGCCTGTGGCAACAAGAACATAGAGAAGTTATGAAAGATGCCATGGTTAAGAAATTGAAAGACCAACTATTTGTGGCTAGATCTTATTATCCTAGCATTGCAAAACTCCCAGCACAAGACAAACTGTCTCGCGAACTAAAACAGAATATACAAGAGCTGGAGCATATGCTTAGTGAATCTTCTACAGACGCTGATCTTCCACCACA TGTTGAGACTAAATCAGAGAAGATGGAAGTTGCAATAGCCAAAGCTAAATCAGTCCCCGTGGTTTGTGACAATGTTGATAAGAAATTGAGACAAATATATGATCTGACTGAGGATGAAGCTGATTTCCACATGAAACAGAGTGCATTCCTATATAAACTTAATGTTCTGACCATGCCGAAGAGTTTTCACTGTCTGGCACTGAAACTAACTGTTGAATATTTCAAATCTTCACATGATGAAGATGCTGATTCAGAAAAATTTGAAGATTCTTCATTGCAccattatgttattttctcaaataatgTGCTTGCAGCATCAGTGGTTATTAACTCTACTGTAACTCATGCAAAA GTAAGTCGGAATCAGGTTTTTCATGTGTTGTCTGATGGACAAAATTATTATGCAATGAAGCTATGGTTCAAGATGAACAATTATGGGGAAGCTGCTGTTCAAGTGTTAAATGTTGAGCATCTTGAGATGGATAGCCTAAAAGACAATCAATTACAACTGTCCTTGCCTGAAGAGTTTCGTGTTTCATTTCGCAATAATGATAATCCATCCATGGGCCAGTTTAGAACAGaatatgtttcaattttttcccaTTCACACTATTTACTTCCTGATATATTCAGAAAATTGAAGAAAGTCATCGTTCTGGACGACGACGTTGTTATTCAGCAAGACTTGTCAGCCCTTTGGAACCTAGACATGGGGGATAAAGTTAATGGTGCAGTGCAATTCTGCTCGGTAAGGCTGGGTCAGCTGAAAAGTTATTTGGGTGAGAAAGGTTTCAATCATAATTCCTGTGCTTGGATGTCGGGCTTGAACATAATTAACCTAGTGAAGTGGAGAGAGTTTGGTATTACTCAAACTTACAAAAGGTTGATAAAAGAG TTGAGCGTACAAAAAGGATCCACTATAGCTGCAGCATGGCCTGCAAGCTTGCTTGCATTTGAGAATAAAATATATCCACTCAATGAGTCGTGGGTGCGGTCTGGATTGGGTCATGATTACAATGTTGATTCTAACTCCATTAAAACAGCTCCAGTACTACACTATAACGGGAAAATGAAACCTTGGCTTGATCTGGGAATTCCAAATTACAAGAGCTATTGGAAGAAGTTTCTGAACAAAGAGAATCAGCTCTTGAGTGAGTGCAATGTAAATTCATAG